The following coding sequences are from one Musa acuminata AAA Group cultivar baxijiao chromosome BXJ2-4, Cavendish_Baxijiao_AAA, whole genome shotgun sequence window:
- the LOC135608758 gene encoding classical arabinogalactan protein 9-like — MAFHAPTLALHILLALLSTCIAQSPSASPTSSAAPPASPSIATPPAVATPPVTTPPPVATPPPVATPPPATPTMPPATAPTSSPPSPVAPVAASTSTPTAAPVPAPAAVPPSPSTSPSTSPSPTQSTSPSSGPEATAPLPSSPTGSGSRAYVHGGSKVGPLALAGAVVLLL, encoded by the coding sequence ATGGCCTTCCATGCACCAACTCTAGCGCTACACATACTCCTTGCTCTCCTCTCCACCTGCATTGCGCAGTCCCCAAGCGCGTCTCCCACCTCCTCTGCCGCACCGCCGGCATCTCCTTCCATCGCCACCCCTCCGGCCGTTGCGACACCTCCGGTTACCACCCCTCCTCCCGTCGCCACACCTCCCCCCGTGGCCACCCCACCACCCGCCACCCCGACAATGCCTCCTGCGACAGCCCCCACGTCGTCGCCACCTTCGCCAGTTGCTCCCGTAGCTGCTTCCACTTCTACTCCTACAGCGGCACCTGTGCCGGCTCCCGCGGCAGTTCCGCCATCCCCGTCCACTTCTCCATCGACGTCACCATCCCCAACTCAATCAACGTCACCTAGTTCGGGTCCCGAGGCGACCGCACCGTTGCCATCGTCTCCCACCGGCAGCGGTTCGAGGGCGTACGTGCATGGAGGCAGCAAGGTGGGACCGTTGGCATTGGCTGGTGCAGTAGTGCTGCTGCTGTAG
- the LOC135610458 gene encoding GTP-binding protein YPTM2-like: protein MNPEYDYLFKLLLIGDSGVGKSCLLLRFADDSYLESYISTIGVDFKIRTVEQDGKTIKLQIWDTAGQERFRTITSSYYRGAHGIIIVYDVTDQESFNNVKQWLNEIDRYASDSVNKLLVGNKCDLTANRVVSYETAKAFADEIGIPFMETSAKNATNVEQAFMAMTADIKNRMASQPAMNSARPPTVQIRGQPVSQNTSCCSS, encoded by the exons ATGAATCCGGAATA TGATTATCTATTCAAACTTCTACTCATTGGAGATTCAGGTGTTGGCAAATCTTGTCTTCTCCTGAGATTTGCA GATGACTCATACTTGGAAAGTTACATCAGCACCATTGGAGTTGATTTT AAAATTCGCACTGTCGAGCAAGATGGAAAGACCATTAAACTTCAAATT TGGGATACTGCTGGGCAAGAGCGATTTAGGACAATTACAAGCAGCTATTATCGTGGTGCTCATGGTATTATT ATTGTCTACGATGTGACAGACCAAGAAAGCTTCAACAATGTAAAGCAATGGTTAAATGAGATTGACCGCTATGCGAGTGACAGCGTCAACAAGCTCCTGGTTGGGAACAAGTGTGATCTTACTGCAAACAGAGTGGTGTCCTATGAGACAGCTAAG GCATTTGCTGATGAAATTGGTATTCCATTCATGGAGACTAGTGCAAAAAATGCTACTAATGTAGAGCAGGCCTTCATGGCGATGACAGCAGACATAAAAAACAG GATGGCCAGCCAACCAGCCATGAACAGTGCCAGACCGCCAACAGTTCAGATCCGTGGGCAGCCTGTGAGCCAGAATACATCTTGCTGCTCTTCTTAA